The sequence GGTAGTCTTAGTTTGAAATAGAGATTAGGATAGAATTAGTTAACCATTTAGGATCATATAATATTGAATTCCAATTAGTTAAGATTATGATCTAACTGTTATTGTTTGTTTTGTAATTCAAATGCTTTTGTTACTTACTGCCATGATCCAATTAGGTTGTCAAGAAATGGAAGAGCGTTTGATTCCAATGAATGAGATTCTCCCAGGAACGAAGGAATGGAAATGCAAGGTGAGAGTGATCAAGAAGCAAGAACCTAAGCAAGCTAACAATAATCCTAATAAATTTCAGAAATTAATCTTGGGTGATGGCTTGGTAAGTTTATGAGTATCCCTTACATTTAAGCTGTTGTTGTGAGTTTTTCTTACCTTTAAAAGGttacatatattaatttttttgttctttttaggGCCACACTCTTGATGCCGTGATATTCCATGATAATATAGATAGGTTCAAACATGTGCTTCAAGAGGGTAATGTTTACATGGTGAAAGGAGCCTATGTTTCTGATCCAAAGCAATACAGGAATCCAATTGTGACATGTAATTACCAATGGACGTTCAGAAAAGATACTTCGGTGAATGAAGAACCAAATGATTTGATACCTGCTGGTGGACTAAGTTTTAGAACAACTCCAAGTTGCGAGTTCCACAAATTTCTCTCAACAAAGACATTGATCAGTTAAGCTAAGCAACTTAATTATTGAAGaattgaaaatgatatttttatatttattttagcaATATTTTGTGTAAGTTTAGGAAAAGAATTATTGTACTTATTATATTTTAGAATGGGATTATTTTATTGTGACTTAAATGTTAATTAATCATTTTCTTCTCTTACTTAGATACTGCTTGTGTCATTATTGGTACCCATGAACCTCGGGTTGTCACAGTCAAAGGACAGGGTAAAGTCATTCGTGAGTATGCTGCCATTGATACAGAGTATGTTAGATACACGATGagtttatgtttttttatttctttacatatgtttagtttattttataataacatAATTCATGGAAATGTAGGCTGGAAACGTTTGTGGTGACATTTTGGGAAACTTCTGTATCCGATGAGATCTATGCTAAATTGGAACCTATTTCGAATAGGACACCGTTGCTGTTGTTGAATTTTTCAGTCGTGCCATATTACGGTATGCATGATTTTACATGGTGTGGTAAATTATACATACATAAATTGTTAGGCACAATCGATGATGGTTTCTCTTTAATGTTCAGGATTGAGTCTGACCACCAATGCTCAGTCAATTGTCTTGGATAGCTCTGAGAATGAAATGCTAATTGAACTAGAGATATGGTATTGTATAATCTGTATAACAATTAAGAACCTTATCGTGTAAATATTTTTGTTCCTAACTTGcttataattatcataaataGGAAGCAAGAGAATGAAGAGGCCATCAACATGTTAGTACAAACTGGTggtttttttgaaaagaaagtgttGCGCTCACCTAAGCAACCCCTGCAGATTACTAAAGTGGAACAAATGTTGCAGAATCAAGAGGTGACTTACTTTATATTGTACTTGCACAAGTAACAtgattttaacattttttttttaatttcttttccaGAATACATACTTTAATGTAAAAGTTAAAGCAAGATTGGAAAATGAATACCAAGACTACTTTTACATTGGTTGTCCAATATGTTCCACAAAGACAGTTGCCTCATATGGTACAGAGTTCATGTGTTACTCAACTCCATGCAAGAATATGAGAATAGCCAATCGGAGGTGCTAATCGATCAATACCTCTTTTCTTAGTTTGTATTGATTTGTACAAGTGTGTATATTAGAACACTTGATTTTACTACAGCTTCAGATTTAGTCTCATGGTCTTTGATGCGTCTGGACAAGTGGAAGTCACTTTTTTGGGGAAAGAAGCTCAGAAACTTCTTGGCCTAGATCCTTCTGAgttttatgaaaaacaaaatcaagTGAGTATTCTAACTAAACAATGGTCGATTATTATcacatttacaaaaataaataatacccttttaaaaattatagggacCCATAACGCAGATGGATTTTCTTAGGCAACGCCTATGCAATATTGTCTTACTCTTAAAGATAAAAAGTCGAATATTTAAAGATGTTTGTACTTTCACTGCGGATGCTATTGAGATTTTACAAGATGATGGTGCAATACCATCTGAGAAAATTAGCATTGAACCTGAAGTTCATCTGGAGCAAGGTTTGTATAATTTTTGCTTCTACTCCatgtattattaaattaagatgataataatttaagtattttatttcTTCAGGGCTGCTAAAAAGTGCGACGAGACAATTGGTTTTTCATGATTCATTAGGTGAATAATTTTGTGATGGCAACCGGTTAATATTTGCTGTAATTTAATATGAACattttagttaaattatttttgttttttgtaatGATGATTACTGCAATTATTATAGATAATGATAAAGTCATTCGAGCAAAGATTGCTGCCAAAGCTAAAGGCAAGGGGAAAGTGTCCCAAGAAAGCCATATTGAACATATCAAAGGTGAAAATGATTATGATATGCTACTCTTGCTTGAAaggataataattataattttgcaaCAACAGATACAATTGGAAGCTCATTTAAAGATAGTCTTTCTTCTGATGATGATAAACCAATATCAGGTATAACATCCACTATTATAAATAGATACTTGATATTGCaaattcatttaatataacTATATTTCTTCTCCATCACAGAAATCTTCAGGGGTAAAAAGAAAATTTGCTCTATTGTTTTGTCTGAAGATTCAAGCAATGATAGTCTGAATTGTGTAGTGGAATCGGTTGAAAGAGGTATATCaccaaaatttagaaatttattttcaaagaatCTAGGTTACACATGTGTATTTGattttttacatatataataacaaaagtATATGTAATGAAAAAATGCACACACCCAATAAgaaattttctaaatttaattttcatattttattcatCTAAGAAATCGGGTTCAATTCATATACTATATCAGGTAACATTGGGAAAATCAAAAGAAGATTTGTTAGCAAAAGGAAAAAAGTTGTGCACTTAGATCTTTCTGAAGATTCAGGTATTCAATTATTATTACAAGATTTAGTGCATTTTGCTAAAGATTTTGATGATATGTTTTCCACCAGAAAATGATAATCATGGcttagtgaaaatgaggattcTTTTGATCACTTTGAACAAATGTTGGTGaaactttttattttcttttccatGAGTAGTgagtttttgatttttttattgcaATGGAGAAATTGTATAACCAATATAAGAATAATGATTGATCTAACAATATTTATATTGGTTTTGTAATGTTAGATGATGTTGATACACCTGAGAATTTTGATGATGCACATTTGGATATGCCTCTATCAGGTAATAGTTAGACATGATAGATAGTATTTTAAATCTTCtagaatttattaatcgagCAAATGTTGAAATATTATTGTGCCGTTGttagaaatttcaaaaataaaaagaaagctaAAAACATTAGCATGAGGTCATAAAGTCACGTGAACATGAAGATCAAAGATCCTCAAGCATGCACATCTAAACattctaattttaaattgatatcGCCTATGTTAATCTATCATGTTTTGAACTACCACTTGGTACCATTGTGTGTAATTACTATGAAATCTGAACCAGTACACATGTGTACCAGCTACTTGCTTAGCTCCAACAATTTATAAAAcatatacaaatataattaagcAACTTTATTTGTAGATCAATTAGTGGGGAGAGCAACTGATTGCAAACTTGTTGAAGATTCTCATATGGAGTCATGTCTACCTTTGGCAGGTAATTATTCAACCAATTAGATAAATTTTCGTTTCCAATATTCTTCGTTGTTAACAATATTAACTCAATCATTTAGGCACACTATACCATGAGGAGAAACAGGACCTTGTGGCAAAAACATCAAAGAAGACTAAAATAACTCAAGCTAAGGACAAACAAGTAGCTAAGGGTACAAAACTAAAAAACTAGAGAAAAACTAACTATTCACTACTAcaaaatgcacatacataacacctcatacataacggttttttcaaaaaaccgttatgtatgagcgcatttttagAATAGATAACGATtttgacaaaaaaccgttatctatgtagtgttgtccatACGTttagataacggtttgagtTATTCCGTTATATttgtgcgttatctattagatacatacataacggtattacaaaaccgttaagccgaccgttatctatgagcatctttttatagaattttaaaaattaaaagaaaaaaaaaatcaaaaaattggcttcttcttccccaaattgGCTTCGACACCTCCACTTTCCCCAAAAACTTAAAGAAAAACAGGGCTTCTgcaattcttcttctccatccgCCTTCTTCTCCATCCGCCTTCTTCTTCGCCTCTCCTCCCCCCATCCgccttcttcttccccaaatcgACCCCTCTGCCATATACCAACTCTGTTCGCCCCGATTCTCCACCAAGTCCCGACTTCGAACCATGCCGATGCTCCAGCGCGGCGCACACTTCGGCGACCCGGATCGACGCCTCCTTCACCAACTCCAGCGCGGCGCACGCTTCGGCGACCCGGATCGAACCAAGTCCCAGCTTCGAACCCTAGGTTGTCGCAGGTTGCCTGTCATCGAAGCCTCTCAGGAAAGCCAACTTTCCCCTCACGACCTATCTCGAGCTCCTCTCTTTTTTCCCCAAATTCAGAACCCTAGGTCGTTtgtcgccacctccaccgctTCCATCGGTAGTCACCTCCCTCGCACTGAAATACTCCGATTTTAATGGCAGcgaccctctctctctcagataATATGCACAAATTGGGCACAACTTTATCTTTCTAGGGTTCTAAATTGCTCCGGTAACGACAGTTCTCTCCAACTCCAGTAAGTCCTGAACTCTGCACTTCTCTACTCTGGGTTCGAATTTTTAAATTCTCGAGCAATTTTGTAAGTTATGCATACTTAGTAAGTTCTAGTTCTCTTCTTCGGAGAACGGGGTGTTGCAGTTGATTGATTCTTGTAGTCCGACTTAATTCAATTGCTTCTTGCACTGTAGTTATTGAATTCGCGGGGGATTCTGAATTCTTGATTGCTCCGGGTCCGAATTGTTATGACAGTTTTCTTAGGTGGTAAGCTTTGCTTAATTGAATATTAGGCATGGTGGATGCTCACAATGAAATCATGTCTTGTATTCCTGTGCTCTAAGACCTAAATTTGAAACTGATCGTGTATTGTTAGGCTGATGCTGGAGGTTCACCCTCACTTGTTGCTCGAGGATTCAGCACTGTTCAGGCTGCTAGTGGTGGTGAGCAACTTGAAATTCAAGTTCCAGTTGAAAGGTTCATTCTTCATTTCTCATCTGCTATCTCTTTATCTATatgcatatatttatatgtgtatttgtgtttttttattatttactaTGTTTGTGGAACTGAGGTGCTAAGTGATTTGTCACAATTTCAGAAACGACTATCTCTGTCCTTGGAATAGTCATTAAGCCCAGATTCCTTTGACTCTTCATTTCTAAACATATTCATCTTAATAAAATACTGCTCAACCTCAGATATATTTGGCTAAAACTGGCAGatttttgtattatattttgTCTTACCCTCTTGAAATTTGTTtatgggagagagagagcgagagattgtatatatatgtgtatatatataaaaatggtTATTGTGACGTAAGAGCTAGCTTGCTTGTTGAGTATTGAAAGCTAAGGCTGCCTATGGTTCATGCTTGCACGTATGGAACTATTACTTTGAAATTGATGCTTCATTCAACCAAAAATATTGTCTTTGTAAATAGCATATCCTAATCCAAGATTCCTAGTTTTTTTGCATGGAAATATGGAGCTAGATTTAATGAAGTAACTCCCACTCTAGCTATAGCAGCAACCTGTAGGGCTTTTTTGGATTGCTGGATCAGGTATTAATTTTGGATCTATAATCAGAATTGTGTTGTTATCAAAAAGCTTGAAGCAGCTTCATCGAAGATATTTGGTGGGGATAGATCTAAGATCAAGAAAATTGAAGAGCTGCGAGACAATATCAGAGTAATACAAACGAATAAAGGTGGGATATCTAACCTAGTCCTAGTGTTTGTGCTTTTTCTGTAGTATTATTTTCACTATCAAAAAGACACAATCGAGTTTGATTTTTGGGGCAGAAATAACATCTTTGTCAcagttgaaaaaaatattacatgtaTGTTAAAGGGGCTGCCTTCTTGTAGTTTTTGTGGATTTGCTTCTTCTAGTTCTTTTATGTTAAAGGGGCTGCCTTCTTCTAGTTCTTGTAGTGCTTTTACATGTATGTTAAAGTGAATCTATGTTACATTTTTGGGGATTtgcttcaaattttgaatagTGTTCTTGTGGTGAAAGGGGCTGCCTTCTTGTAGTTCTCTTAGAATGACTTCGTCTGCATTCGTTTCTTTAGGATGGCCATTTGCTTAGTTTCTCCCAATATCCTACTTCTTACATGTATATTACTGTGTTTAGTATTCGAAGTTGGGTATCATGTGAAGAAGAGAGTTTGCTTGAATCTGACTAGTGAAGAGTTGGAAGTATTCATCCAGATTTTGGACCCTTGTCCAAATTGTTGTTTTCTCTCATCCTATGAttaccataaaaaaaaaaaaaaactaggcTAGATggttatttgattttgatggaATAGATTTGATGTTTGAGTGTTTAATTATTCTGTAGGCAATAAGAGTATTATATGTTAAATTAGTTTTTGAAATTCCTTTAGTTAGATAATAATGGGAATTAAGTTGGAGAAAGTTGGTCAACTAGTTGGATTCTAGAATACCAAGAATGAGGAAGAAACGAAGGGATAATTTttttcctacttttttttttatctttatctcttgtaaattaaatttttatcatGTGAACTTGAAATGATGTAAAATTTGGGGATCTAAATGTTGATTGCTTTATGGTAGTTCTCAATCGAAAATTTGGGAACCTACTGCTTGATTGCTTTATGGTAGTTCTCAATCGAAAATTTTCTCATTCTATTAATTGTTTGGAAGATATGGATGAGTGAGTGATTTATTGCCCATTGGTTGAATTGGATGGTTGTGTGACTAGCTTGTTTAGTGTCTTCCTTGATGTGAGGGGAATTGTGATTATGAGGATTACTCAGCTTGCCGTCTAATTTGTAGAAATTTGTACATGGTTTTGTGTTCACTGCCTTTTTTGCTTGTATCTCTAGTTTGTGGATAAtgaagtagaaaatgagctgtaATGATGATGAAAATGGGCTTTTAGTTTGGTTGATGCATTTGGTTTTTGTTGTGATTTAAGGCGTTTTGAGCCCTGCTTGCATTTAACATAATGATGCAATATTGTGATAGGGATACACACATAAGTTTGAGATTGCAGAGACATGTTTTGGAGAGATGGGGAGCCATTTAGGATAATTGGAGGAGACTTGCATTATTTCCGAGTGCATCTTGAGGTATGTAAGGTCACTATTATGTTGGTATTTTGTTTTACCTTGGACCAAAAATCATATGCTTGTTCTTGCATCAATTTTGGGTACTTTTAGTGCTTAGTAATATTTTCCTAAAAAATGTGAAATGGAGAAGTTTTTAGTGCTTAGTAACTTGATAGGTTTTGTTCATTTTACCAATCACTTTGATATGCTTTTTAAGTGTTTATCATGATGCTCTATATTGTGATTCTTGGTTGGCTCTTTGTATGATTTTGTGGCAGGTTTGTGGTGGATTAAATGAGTCGTACGTTGAGCTGAagaggcttgtgaattcacaagaaaagttgtaccatatggctagctagttgcatatttaatatgtttagtatttttgtaaggcataatagtatagatagagcagttgttgaattttgactatattcaaatcttgtatgaattctcttttatgataataatataaaattaaatattttggatgatatataatattattattgttggttttatcatttatactgttatgtataaattaatagataacggaGAAATAGAAATCTAATTACGGTAAAAaacgttatacataacggattaccaaacgttattaatatcaaaaaaccgttatgtataggtgtgtacataacagtgaatattaaactttcatgacggtttgaaacattatgtataatactatagataacggatataatccgttacgtatatataaacaatcattatgtataatagaatagataacggatataatactatagataacggatataatccgttatgtataatagaatagataacgcttaaatctccgttatgtatgaaatcCACATACATTACACAATTATATATTACGGATATTttcgcacatagataacggataaaatccgttatctatgagcgaatCTGGCGTAGTGATTGTCATTATATAAACACTTAATCTTTAATGTGTGTTCTCGTATGATTGATGAGAGTTTCTGTGCAACATTATCAGCAAAGAAGGCGAAGAAAATGAAGTCTAATATCTTAAAAGACAAGATACAAAGCATATCTGATTCATCCCACCAACTTAGCGAAGTGGTTATTGAGCATAATAAAGGTTAGAATTCTACATGAGACAACGGTGTGAATAGTTCTAAATCAAATCATCAATGATATAGGATATTATATATGCAAATACATTATGTTTGTCATTAACTGATTTTGTTAATATTATCATCAACTTTTAGGCAAAAGAGTTCCACAAACACCAACACTCAAGTCAAGGAGTGGCAGAACAATCAAGCGAAGAATATTGGACTGATGAAGTGAAAGATTTTATGAGACTTTGAAGCAACTTTTGTATGTACTTTGTACAATTCTCTAGCTATGACTTTTGGCTCTATTACACCGTGTTGGTGACATTCTACTAGCATTTTGAGGTTACCTTTTGTATGTACATTGTATATGCCTCGATGCAGTTTTTGGTTTAATGTGCTATGTATATATAACGCATAATGTCTGAAAGGATActtaaatagtttatatataaattgtatTATGTAGATTGTTGCTCCTAGCTGTACAAATTAAATACTCCTAAATGTATTACAATCGTGACCTACAAGTCAAGTATAATATGTCTGCACTTAAAAATGATTCGACCAGCGCCGTTATTGGTCCCATAATTCACGGAGCAATTATGGAAACACCGCGTCCTACGCGGTGCAAAATTTCTAGTACAGATATAAGTACGTGaagcaattaattaaattatgccTTTTAGCGAAAATCATGTTATTTAATTGAAAGACATTTTCTAAGAATACTCATTGAAATATGCATATGATCATGTAGTCAGTGTTCTCAACAATCTACAATCTAGCGATTGCATAATTATATCAAGGGAAGTACACTATGTGGGAGATGCATGTCTATAAATCAAACAGCTAAGTTGTTCAATTAATAGTAAAATgccaaaagaaatgaaaatacaaaatatagtGAAATTAACCTAGATGGTAACAAAACAAAGAGCCGGGAAAAAGTAACCATAACCCAATTTTTATTCGACACTTCATTCTCAACACTTGAAAGAAGCATAACCAAATAATTCGACAAGAAATTTATTTCAAACTTTTAGGGAAATATTATATAGGGAACGAAAACCTAAAAGTTCTATCTAGAAATTAAAGCAACttaatatgaaattaaactCCGTTTGGTcatcaataaaataaaaccaTTAAACTCCTCGTTAATTGATATGGCATTTTGAACTAGATCGAGAAataatcacatcagataaagaGAATAACCACTATGTTTTATTTGTAAAGAGACATTGAATTATTCAGTCCATGAACTGAACACAAGTTCTATAAACTATATAGAGAGAAACCACTCATCATCATGTTCTAAGACTTTATTTTCATCTTTCATAAATCTTCTGGTGAGACTAAACTTTCAACATAGACATGAGTTGAACGGTAATCGCAACAAACCTTGGGACAGCGGAACACATTATCCTGACGATCAAAAACCAACAAAGTGGATCCACAATTTACCAAAATCTCACCCTTTAGACCCACCACCAAAGGTGCTGGTTGAAGTAGCTCAACAAGATGATGAACATTCACCACTTTCTCCCAAGACTTCTTCATAACCCAAACTTGAACGAttgttttaaaataataaatatccCAATGTAGCGCGCAAAGGCAACCACCAAGCACACCCAATAACTTTATAGCGCGATATTCTTCATCAAAGGGAAGCTCAATCCTTCCAAACACCTCACTCTTCAAGTCCAAGAAAATAATATCCTCTTTATGTCCATTATAATTCGTCCAGTAAAGCTTCCCACCTGCAAACACCCCCTCTTTGCAACGATATGTACATAAATATTCCTCGCAGTGCTCTAttgttttccatgattttgtCTTTGAACTATAAACTTTACCAACCCACTTCCACCGATAATTATCAAGATTAGCCACATTCACAAACACCTTGTACTCACCACTTGATTCAACCCAACCGAATCCAAAATCACTAACATACCCGACATTAGAAATTTCAGGCAGTTTCTTGGAGATTCCAGTGGATGGATTCCACAAGTGAATTCTACATGGTTGCTCTGGCAGATTCCTGGAGATTCCAATGGATGGATTCCACGAGTAAATTCCACTTGGTTGCTCGAGAATACAGAGCAGCCCATTATAGCACCCCAAAATCTCAAATCGTATAGTATTCGTTTGAACAGCTAAAGGAGATAAAGAGATAGTATTTGGTGGTTCACTCAAAACCGACGGCAGAGAAGATTGCACAGGCCAATCATCAAACTCATCAAACAAATAGTTCTTTAAAATGAGCCTTTGTTGGGGGAAAGATGggtttttaattgaattttgatGATGGGTTTTGATGAAACGTTCGCTATCAATTAAAGAGCCCCATGATTTCGAAACGCACCTGAACTTCAAAACTGAATTCACCGCAAGTCTGGATAGTATTTCTTCAATGGTTTCTTCAGGAAGATGGAGAGATTTTCGTCTACTTTTTCCGATCTCCATACCCAAGCTTCGATATAATTTTTAAGGTTTTAGGTTTTTGTATTTGAAGTGGCGAGGGTGTTaggtttttgtatttatttcgAGGGTTTCAGGAATAGAGAGATCAGATGATGGGCTGATATATTTCTGGATTCCGTTTGTTTGTTAATTACTAATTAGCGTTTACTAATATTCAATTTATAATGTTtataataacattttttcagtatttaacttttaattaataattcagaTGTGATCCTCTGTGGctctgtcccacaatttagtgtgtaccactcttagCAAATAGCAACTTAATATGAAATAATGATAGTTCTTGCAACATAATAAAGATAGTTCTAGCAACTCGGTTCTGAAACACCAACTATTCACTCAACTCTGCCAACAAAATTTGTTAGGACAACCTTAATTATTGGCATATTTTAACATCATCAACACTTAGAATCCACATCTAGTTTATACCACTCCAAACAGCTGAGTTCATTACTATGGAATACTGTCCGAGGCAGCTGAATTTGTCTTCCTCTCTGCTTGGAGTGATCGACACAACGATTCCAGTTTGTCCTTCTGATTTCTCGTTTCCTCCAGTTGTTTCTTCAAGAGTTCACGCTCGTTGGTCAGTTCGATGATGGTGATATCTGATTTATCGCAATTGCTCTTCATGATGGTGTTTTCCTCTTTAAGGTCCTTCATTACTTTCGCCATCTAATTTTGCAAACACAAAGATTATTATAGGAAAGGAAACAAATTAATGTGGGTTACGTAGAGGAATATATATCATTGGAAAAAAAGATGCTATATATGACACTGTCTCTCTACCTTCTTGATTTCTTGCTTAAATGTTACAGAAACCTCGTTACTCTTCAACAATGCTTCCTGGGAAACATGAATTAGAAAGTGggaaaaaggaaagaaagtTAGAGAGAAAGAAACACAATGAACTAGCCAGAGGCTTAATTCAGCAATTCACGATTGATATAAAATTCAGTCTGGAAAAACAGAAAAGGTGTCAGTCAAACTAGATTATCTGAGCAAGCCTACAAGTAAAACATTTACCATTGGATTCCACTCATCTGAACATATGTTCGAACCACCCTCTCTCTTATACAGATGATGTCTAGAGATGTTTCCCTGAGgtgttttctttttatttccccCTTGTGCATCAGGATTTCCAGCCAATTGATTCTTTGATATATCAGGACCAACCTCCTCCTCCGTATCACGAAGGACGCGGAATCTACAGTCACACATGTTAAATTAGTAAAGAAACTACATATAAGAAAGTTGCTTTTCATTAGAAAACTAGTCTAAAACACAAATAATTTATGCTACTTAAAAAAGTAACTTTATATATTCaaaatttatctttatgtttcaTTTGTAAAATGTCAGAATTAGGACATAtatatccacaaaaaaacttaCCCATTAGCAGCAACATCTTCAACACTAAACTTGTAGGCATCGCTGTAAGGTTGACAACACTCGCATCCTGGACCCTTGTTCCCTTTGCATCCGCAATGCCTTATGAACAGGTTAGGAAGCTTGACTAAAGGAGGATTAATAAGAAATGAGGATCCATTGATTGCCTTTCCAAGCTTTCCATGGGGCAGCACAACGGTGCCCTCAACATAACAAACGATATGGATTTTAACGCCATTAGTATCAATACCGAGTTCCTTGCAGTCTCCCTTAGTCCACTCGTAAGCTACTAGACGATGTTCATTATCACCCAGTTTGCCAGACCTTCCATAAAGAAACAAGAATGTTCCGCATATAGTCGCCGGTACTGTACCCATAGCACCACCAAGAGACACACTAAACTTAACAACCCACTTTAACTCTTCACTCCATTCCCAAAGGTCAAAATCAATACCAACTTTAGGATGTCGATTCCGAATGCGAACATAACCTAACGAATCTCCACCATTAAACTGGACAAGCTCACCCCATTCAATGGGAATCGAGGGATGACACTCTGGTGGTAAATCAATGTAAGATAAGGTTTTCTCACTACAATCCAACGATACAATTCTGTCAAGCAAATTAAACCAATAAAATTTACCTCTAACAGATATAGCCATAGAACCATACATATATGTTTCTTCAAGATTATCAAAGGGCTTCTTAGGAGAAATTTGGTTCCAGGAATCCTCTTGGAACGAATACAACTCAATAGTTTGGGTCATTCTAGAAAAGGATCCCGGTGGAAAATCACCTTCACGAACTCTTAGGATTTTGTAATCACCAGATTTAGAATCATAGCAGACACAAGCACCAACCAACGAGGTCCTCGTCTCATCAAATGCAGAGACTTCGTCGGTAGGAAAGAAAAGACACTGTTTGGTTGTGGGGTTCCAAAGATAAAAATGGCCTCTATATTCGTAGATACATAACCAATCCTTTATTTCGAGGGTTTCAGGAATCGAGAGATCAGATGATGGGCTGAATCATATATTTC comes from Salvia miltiorrhiza cultivar Shanhuang (shh) chromosome 3, IMPLAD_Smil_shh, whole genome shotgun sequence and encodes:
- the LOC131017252 gene encoding uncharacterized protein LOC131017252; this translates as MTQTIELYSFQEDSWNQISPKKPFDNLEETYMYGSMAISVRGKFYWFNLLDRIVSLDCSEKTLSYIDLPPECHPSIPIEWGELVQFNGGDSLGYVRIRNRHPKVGIDFDLWEWSEELKWVVKFSVSLGGAMGTVPATICGTFLFLYGRSGKLGDNEHRLVAYEWTKGDCKELGIDTNGVKIHIVCYVEGTVVLPHGKLGKAINGSSFLINPPLVKLPNLFIRHCGCKGNKGPGCECCQPYSDAYKFSVEDVAANGFRVLRDTEEEVGPDISKNQLAGNPDAQGGNKKKTPQGNISRHHLYKREGGSNICSDEWNPMEALLKSNEVSVTFKQEIKKMAKVMKDLKEENTIMKSNCDKSDITIIELTNERELLKKQLEETRNQKDKLESLCRSLQAERKTNSAASDSIP
- the LOC131017254 gene encoding uncharacterized protein LOC131017254 — its product is MLIELEIWKQENEEAINMLVQTGGFFEKKVLRSPKQPLQITKVEQMLQNQENTYFNVKVKARLENEYQDYFYIGCPICSTKTVASYGTEFMCYSTPCKNMRIANRSFRFSLMVFDASGQVEVTFLGKEAQKLLGLDPSEFYEKQNQGPITQMDFLRQRLCNIVLLLKIKSRIFKDVCTFTADAIEILQDDGAIPSEKISIEPEVHLEQGLLKSATRQLVFHDSLDNDKVIRAKIAAKAKGKGKVSQESHIEHIKDTIGSSFKDSLSSDDDKPISEIFRGKKKICSIVLSEDSSNDSLNCVVESVERGNIGKIKRRFVSKRKKVVHLDLSEDSDDVDTPENFDDAHLDMPLSGNS
- the LOC131018215 gene encoding F-box/kelch-repeat protein At3g06240-like, whose protein sequence is MEIGKSRRKSLHLPEETIEEILSRLAVNSVLKFRCVSKSWGSLIDSERFIKTHHQNSIKNPSFPQQRLILKNYLFDEFDDWPVQSSLPSVLSEPPNTISLSPLAVQTNTIRFEILGCYNGLLCILEQPSGIYSWNPSIGISRNLPEQPCRIHLWNPSTGISKKLPEISNVGYVSDFGFGWVESSGEYKVFVNVANLDNYRWKWVGKVYSSKTKSWKTIEHCEEYLCTYRCKEGVFAGGKLYWTNYNGHKEDIIFLDLKSEVFGRIELPFDEEYRAIKLLGVLGGCLCALHWDIYYFKTIVQVWVMKKSWEKVVNVHHLVELLQPAPLVVGLKGEILVNCGSTLLVFDRQDNVFRCPKVCCDYRSTHVYVESLVSPEDL